The following proteins come from a genomic window of Geomonas sp. RF6:
- a CDS encoding circadian clock KaiB family protein — protein sequence MEKKEKDESGAFEDRAEVFEAALTAEPGLYILRLYVSGLTPNSVKAIENVQKICKDHLSGGYQLEVVDIYQQPIFAKEGQIVAAPTLVKELPPPLRKFIGDMSQTERILLGLDLRTRK from the coding sequence ATGGAAAAGAAAGAGAAGGACGAATCCGGCGCCTTCGAGGACAGGGCTGAGGTTTTCGAGGCTGCGCTCACGGCTGAGCCGGGATTGTATATCCTGCGGCTGTACGTCTCCGGACTGACTCCGAACTCCGTGAAGGCGATCGAGAACGTGCAGAAGATCTGCAAAGATCACCTCAGCGGCGGCTACCAGCTTGAAGTCGTGGACATCTATCAGCAGCCGATTTTCGCAAAGGAGGGGCAGATAGTCGCGGCGCCGACCCTGGTGAAGGAGCTGCCCCCCCCTCTTCGCAAGTTCATAGGGGACATGTCGCAGACGGAGAGGATCCTGCTGGGCCTTGACCTGCGCACGAGAAAGTAG
- a CDS encoding response regulator — MERTTEILIIEDDRAEADLILEMLSDIRKEQFSVHHVDYLAKGLELMKDRSFDCILVDLGLPDSRGLESALSVRRQDPKVPIVVLTVLNDEESALSSLQLDIQDYLIKGEINAAVLTRAIRYARQRKAVMEELREANNELEASTIRWHMTCDSL; from the coding sequence ATGGAGAGAACGACAGAGATACTTATCATCGAGGACGACAGGGCGGAGGCGGATCTGATATTGGAGATGCTCTCTGATATCCGCAAGGAGCAATTCTCGGTTCATCATGTAGATTATCTCGCCAAGGGGCTCGAGCTCATGAAGGATCGTAGCTTCGACTGCATTCTAGTCGATCTTGGGCTTCCAGACAGCCGTGGGCTCGAGAGCGCGCTTTCGGTGCGCAGGCAAGACCCGAAAGTGCCGATCGTGGTGCTGACCGTGCTAAATGATGAGGAGAGCGCCCTCTCATCTCTGCAGTTGGACATTCAGGACTACCTTATCAAGGGGGAAATCAATGCCGCAGTCCTTACTCGTGCCATCCGATATGCCAGGCAACGGAAGGCAGTCATGGAGGAACTGCGGGAAGCCAACAACGAATTGGAGGCCTCAACCATACGGTGGCACATGACCTGCGACAGCCTATAA
- a CDS encoding PEP-CTERM sorting domain-containing protein — translation MNRKVFLSSAVGFVLYAATTLSAYAVPFTDSLPDTLGPLDGGSLAYSVSAPSFSSAAGATLTFDLLGYGTVDGAPQCYAPDTFRLIVNGDLLFEGGFVMGGGGSTFVNYMNPGVTILSTATNGFGNGGLTRFSVAHTLLSGSNTYIFDYGVMQGLRDEGWGLRGASVTAEINTDMPDPASVPEPSTAVLLAAGLTAIALVRRLRCSKKLETPTAA, via the coding sequence ATGAACAGAAAAGTCTTCTTGTCGTCAGCTGTGGGATTCGTTCTTTATGCCGCCACCACCCTGTCCGCTTATGCGGTCCCCTTTACCGACTCGTTGCCCGACACTCTCGGTCCACTCGACGGCGGATCCCTCGCCTATTCCGTCTCCGCCCCCAGCTTTTCATCTGCTGCGGGGGCCACGCTCACCTTCGACCTCCTGGGATACGGCACGGTGGATGGCGCTCCTCAATGTTACGCCCCGGACACCTTCCGGCTCATCGTGAATGGGGACCTCCTCTTCGAGGGGGGGTTCGTCATGGGAGGGGGCGGAAGCACCTTCGTGAACTACATGAATCCCGGCGTCACCATCCTGTCGACTGCGACCAATGGTTTTGGCAATGGCGGACTCACCAGATTCAGCGTGGCACATACCCTGCTGTCGGGGAGCAACACCTATATATTTGACTACGGCGTCATGCAGGGACTGAGGGATGAAGGGTGGGGGCTTCGAGGGGCGAGCGTAACTGCAGAAATCAACACCGACATGCCTGATCCCGCATCTGTTCCGGAACCGTCGACTGCCGTTCTTCTGGCCGCGGGGCTGACGGCGATTGCGCTTGTCAGGCGTCTGCGCTGCAGCAAGAAGCTGGAAACTCCCACCGCAGCCTAA
- a CDS encoding circadian clock KaiB family protein, with translation MAPAQQDAGEEKWILRLYVAGQTPKSVAAFANLKRICEEHLEGMYQIEVVDLVVNPALARNDQILALPTLVRRLPPPMKKIIGDLSNTERVLVGLDIRPLP, from the coding sequence ATGGCACCCGCGCAGCAGGACGCGGGCGAGGAAAAATGGATACTCAGGCTGTACGTGGCCGGACAGACCCCGAAGTCGGTGGCAGCCTTTGCGAACCTGAAAAGGATTTGCGAGGAGCACCTGGAAGGCATGTACCAGATTGAGGTCGTGGACCTCGTGGTGAACCCTGCTCTCGCCAGAAACGACCAGATCCTGGCACTGCCGACCCTGGTGCGCCGGCTTCCGCCACCGATGAAAAAGATCATCGGGGACCTGTCCAACACGGAGCGCGTCCTTGTCGGACTGGACATTCGCCCCCTTCCCTGA
- a CDS encoding response regulator transcription factor, with product MSSNDTEKTCSLLMVEDDAVTRTVIARMVARKFPKCAIYEADNGKDGLYLFEMHRPDIVITDINMPEMTGIEMARAIREIDAGVTFIVLTAYGNQRFNEELSQIDYCAYIMKPVDFKELFAHIEKCCGSCQKSL from the coding sequence ATGTCTTCAAATGACACTGAAAAGACCTGTTCCCTGCTGATGGTTGAGGACGATGCAGTGACGCGCACAGTGATTGCACGCATGGTCGCGCGCAAGTTTCCAAAATGCGCGATCTATGAAGCTGACAACGGAAAAGACGGGTTGTATCTTTTCGAGATGCACCGGCCTGACATCGTCATAACAGACATAAACATGCCTGAAATGACAGGGATTGAGATGGCTCGCGCCATAAGAGAGATTGATGCTGGTGTGACGTTCATTGTGTTAACCGCTTACGGCAATCAGCGGTTCAACGAGGAACTGTCCCAGATAGACTACTGTGCCTACATTATGAAGCCCGTCGACTTCAAGGAATTATTTGCTCATATCGAGAAGTGTTGTGGCTCATGTCAGAAATCTCTGTAG
- the kaiC gene encoding circadian clock protein KaiC — translation MINTEEEKSMEKAAAPEKEATQAPEVIQKAPSGIKGLDEITGGGLPMGRPTLVCGGTGCGKTLLAMEFLVHGATEFSEPGVFMSFEEKSDELAKNFASLGFDLDDLARQGKLVLDYVHIEKSEIEETGDYDLEGLFIRMGYAIDSIGAKRVVLDTIEALFSGLDNESILRAELRRLFRFLKDKGVTAIVTGEQGEKTLTRYGLEEYVADCVIFLDHTVTQQIATRRMRIIKYRGSSHGTNQYPFLIDERGLSVMPISSLGLAHPASTERISSGVERLDTMLGGKGYYRGSSVLITGTAGTGKSSFSAHFVDAACRRGERAVYFGFEESQNQIIRNMRSIGIDLEQWIDKGLLTFHNTRPTLYGLEMHLVTMHKVIDEINPSVVVVDPISSLVSGASDAEVKSMLSRLIDYLKTKEITAFCTDLTTAGGSLEKTEVGVSSLMDTWLLLQTMEETGERNRGLYILKSRGMSHSNQVREYLLTDQGIRLRDVYLGAAGVLTGSARTAQEARDLAQSLEQQQEIERRQRDLARKKALLEAQVAALYAEYEVEKEDLEISLARERQREVTMAEASAVMAASRRADCDAATAAKSGQRGAQ, via the coding sequence ATGATCAACACCGAAGAGGAGAAAAGCATGGAGAAGGCAGCCGCACCCGAAAAAGAGGCAACACAGGCCCCCGAGGTGATTCAGAAGGCTCCCAGCGGGATCAAGGGACTTGATGAAATAACCGGAGGAGGTCTCCCCATGGGGCGCCCGACGCTCGTTTGCGGCGGGACCGGTTGCGGAAAGACACTTCTTGCCATGGAGTTCCTGGTGCACGGTGCGACTGAATTCTCCGAACCGGGCGTGTTCATGTCCTTTGAAGAGAAATCGGACGAGCTGGCGAAGAACTTCGCCTCTCTGGGCTTCGACCTCGATGATCTTGCCCGGCAGGGGAAACTGGTACTCGATTATGTGCACATAGAGAAGAGCGAGATAGAGGAAACCGGCGACTACGATCTGGAGGGGCTCTTCATCCGCATGGGGTACGCCATCGACTCCATCGGCGCGAAGCGGGTCGTCCTCGATACCATCGAGGCCCTTTTCTCCGGCCTCGACAACGAGAGCATCCTGCGCGCGGAGCTGAGACGGCTCTTTCGCTTCCTGAAGGACAAGGGAGTCACCGCCATCGTTACCGGCGAGCAGGGGGAGAAGACCCTTACCCGCTACGGGCTTGAGGAATACGTGGCGGACTGCGTCATCTTCCTGGACCACACAGTGACCCAGCAGATAGCGACCCGGCGGATGCGCATCATAAAGTATCGCGGATCTTCCCATGGCACAAACCAGTATCCGTTCCTTATCGACGAGCGCGGCCTGTCCGTCATGCCCATATCCTCGCTCGGACTCGCCCACCCTGCTTCCACCGAGCGCATATCGTCGGGGGTCGAGAGACTCGACACCATGCTGGGGGGCAAGGGGTACTACAGGGGAAGCAGCGTCCTCATAACCGGCACTGCCGGAACAGGGAAGTCCAGCTTCTCTGCCCACTTCGTCGATGCCGCCTGCCGCCGTGGCGAGCGCGCCGTGTACTTCGGGTTCGAAGAGTCCCAGAACCAGATCATCCGCAACATGCGATCGATCGGGATCGATCTGGAGCAGTGGATCGACAAGGGGCTGCTGACCTTCCACAACACGCGTCCGACCCTGTACGGGCTTGAAATGCACCTTGTTACGATGCACAAGGTGATCGACGAGATAAACCCGTCGGTGGTGGTGGTCGATCCGATCTCCAGCCTGGTAAGCGGTGCCAGCGACGCCGAGGTGAAGTCGATGCTCTCCCGCCTGATCGACTACCTGAAGACGAAGGAGATAACCGCCTTCTGTACCGACCTGACGACTGCCGGCGGCAGCCTGGAAAAGACGGAGGTGGGGGTGTCGTCTCTGATGGATACCTGGCTTCTCCTGCAGACCATGGAGGAAACCGGCGAGAGAAACCGCGGCCTGTACATCCTCAAGTCCCGCGGCATGTCGCACTCAAACCAGGTGCGGGAATACCTCCTCACAGACCAGGGGATCCGGCTCCGGGACGTCTATCTCGGCGCCGCCGGAGTCCTCACCGGGTCCGCCCGCACCGCGCAGGAGGCGCGTGATCTGGCGCAGTCCCTGGAACAGCAGCAGGAAATCGAGCGCCGGCAGCGCGATCTCGCGCGCAAGAAGGCGCTTCTGGAAGCCCAGGTAGCTGCCCTGTACGCCGAATACGAGGTCGAAAAGGAAGATCTGGAGATCTCTCTCGCCCGGGAGAGACAGCGGGAGGTAACGATGGCAGAGGCCAGCGCCGTGATGGCGGCAAGCCGCAGGGCGGACTGCGATGCGGCAACGGCGGCGAAATCCGGCCAGCGGGGTGCCCAATGA
- a CDS encoding sensor histidine kinase — protein MNFSRAGRVALRRERVDLAAMAKEAARELTGASPEREVIFEIPDGVFADGDPDLLRLVLDNLLGNAWKFTEGLRGAVIEFGTVAIDGGFAYFVRDNGPGFEAARAEKIFAPFQRLPGTQKGGFGIGLATVQRIIQRHGGHTWAEGTPGKGAIFYFTVR, from the coding sequence TTGAATTTTTCTCGTGCCGGGCGGGTGGCGTTGCGGAGGGAGAGGGTCGATTTAGCCGCCATGGCGAAGGAGGCGGCAAGAGAGTTGACAGGCGCCTCCCCCGAACGGGAGGTTATATTCGAGATCCCCGATGGTGTCTTTGCAGATGGAGATCCGGATCTCCTCCGCCTCGTTCTCGATAACCTTCTTGGAAACGCATGGAAGTTCACCGAGGGGCTTCGTGGCGCGGTCATCGAGTTTGGGACGGTGGCGATAGACGGAGGGTTCGCCTACTTCGTGCGGGACAATGGTCCAGGGTTCGAGGCAGCGCGGGCAGAGAAGATCTTCGCTCCCTTCCAGCGCCTCCCTGGTACGCAGAAGGGTGGCTTCGGCATCGGCTTGGCCACAGTGCAACGGATCATTCAGCGTCACGGCGGGCACACATGGGCTGAAGGAACGCCAGGAAAAGGGGCGATCTTCTACTTTACTGTGCGTTGA
- a CDS encoding GAF domain-containing protein: MQALSRRLEEAEQILEAIRNGAVDAVVVHAPEGDKIYTLQGAEHPYRVLVETMKEGAAIVGPDGKILYCNRRLAAMLQVPLEKMIGSSLSSYIHSADASSCLARVMDGVPLSESREITLVRADGALLPVLLSCSPGEFSGSPATGVIISDISLLKKAEKTILRLNRLYAVLSATNHAILHAADPVSVFREVCRLSVDVGGFRLAWVALAESSHGAATVAAASGETGYLDGIGLSLADDSEGMAPASTSIRHGNHYICNDFSTDPLTAAWHARAHRHGLQAAASISIREGDKVIGALTLYAGEKDFFDVQQVELLQQMGAEISFALDTLQQSALRKEAEQALQAETFERLRAVESLRQNEQMLIHQSRQAAMGEMLGNIAHQWRQPLNRLGLLVQQTQFVYSLGDFDGEYLEKNTEKAMEVIRHMSQTIDDFRDFFRPDKEKVRFNVRNEVIKTLSLMEGSLQGQVMSIDIGVDVQDDPVVEGYPNEFSQVLLNILNNARDALAERRVADPKVTIRVRSEKGKTVVSIADNAGGIPAAIMDRIFEPYFTTKGPQCGTGLGLFMSKTIIEKNMGGVIVARNIDDGAEFIIEI; the protein is encoded by the coding sequence GTGCAGGCACTGTCCCGGCGTCTGGAAGAGGCGGAACAGATTCTGGAAGCAATCCGCAATGGCGCGGTCGATGCCGTCGTCGTCCACGCTCCCGAAGGAGACAAGATCTACACCCTCCAGGGCGCGGAGCACCCCTACCGGGTTCTGGTCGAGACGATGAAGGAAGGTGCAGCCATTGTCGGTCCCGACGGGAAGATCCTCTACTGCAACCGGCGCCTGGCGGCCATGCTCCAGGTTCCGCTGGAGAAGATGATAGGGAGCTCGCTCTCCTCCTATATCCATTCTGCCGACGCATCGAGTTGTCTGGCACGCGTCATGGACGGCGTACCTCTCTCGGAATCGAGGGAGATTACCCTCGTGCGCGCCGATGGCGCCCTATTGCCGGTACTTCTCTCCTGCAGTCCCGGCGAATTCTCCGGGAGCCCTGCCACAGGGGTGATTATCAGTGATATCAGCCTCCTCAAAAAGGCAGAAAAGACCATATTGCGCTTGAACCGCCTTTACGCCGTGCTAAGCGCAACCAACCACGCCATCCTTCACGCCGCAGATCCGGTGTCGGTATTCAGAGAAGTCTGCCGCCTCTCCGTCGATGTCGGGGGATTTCGCCTCGCCTGGGTGGCTCTGGCGGAGAGCAGCCACGGGGCGGCAACGGTCGCGGCCGCCAGTGGCGAGACGGGATATCTCGACGGCATCGGACTATCGCTGGCAGATGACTCGGAGGGGATGGCGCCGGCAAGCACCTCGATCCGGCACGGCAACCATTACATCTGCAACGATTTCTCCACTGATCCCCTTACCGCTGCATGGCACGCGCGCGCCCACCGGCATGGACTCCAAGCCGCGGCAAGCATCTCCATAAGAGAAGGGGACAAGGTCATTGGCGCGCTGACGCTCTATGCCGGCGAGAAAGATTTCTTCGATGTTCAGCAGGTCGAGCTGCTGCAACAGATGGGAGCGGAGATATCGTTCGCCCTCGATACCCTGCAGCAGTCGGCACTGCGCAAGGAGGCTGAACAGGCGCTGCAAGCCGAGACCTTCGAGCGCCTGCGTGCCGTGGAAAGCCTGCGGCAAAACGAGCAGATGCTGATCCACCAGAGCCGGCAGGCGGCCATGGGAGAGATGCTGGGGAACATCGCCCACCAGTGGCGCCAGCCATTAAACAGGTTGGGACTGCTCGTCCAGCAGACCCAGTTTGTCTACTCTCTCGGGGACTTCGACGGCGAGTACCTCGAAAAGAACACGGAGAAGGCGATGGAGGTCATCAGGCACATGTCGCAGACCATCGATGACTTCCGTGACTTTTTCAGGCCGGACAAGGAGAAGGTCAGGTTCAACGTCAGGAACGAAGTGATCAAGACACTTTCGCTGATGGAGGGGAGCCTGCAGGGGCAGGTCATGAGCATCGATATCGGGGTCGACGTGCAGGACGATCCGGTGGTGGAGGGTTACCCCAACGAATTCTCCCAGGTGCTGCTGAACATTCTCAACAACGCCCGTGACGCGCTCGCCGAGCGCCGGGTGGCAGACCCGAAGGTAACCATCCGGGTGAGGAGCGAAAAAGGGAAGACAGTAGTGTCCATCGCCGACAATGCCGGAGGAATCCCGGCAGCTATCATGGACAGGATCTTCGAGCCGTATTTCACCACGAAGGGACCGCAATGCGGGACCGGGCTCGGACTCTTCATGTCAAAAACCATAATTGAAAAAAATATGGGCGGAGTTATTGTGGCTCGAAACATCGATGACGGAGCGGAGTTCATCATTGAGATATGA
- a CDS encoding hybrid sensor histidine kinase/response regulator: MPPLINGAPQPVEVMFQRDQVIERRWQIASCGAGVTAALIGAVFFAAWLGGEMSYRGFHTITMKTNASLCLLLTGFALALTALGRGEGRWRCAAQAMGGAAMSIGALTLLEHIFGWDLGIDQLIAQEPPGALAITAPNRMGPPGAISFAVTGAAVILLNFFARPGEGVMELVSSPGPGGIAVRRLLPAAFILPIILGWLRLKGERLGLYERYFGTSILVLSWIFVFSFIVYKTAKWVNASAVALRLNEKRYRSFVEASSQVVWRVDAAGRADQEIQEWQEYTGQTGEEARGFGWMEVLRPEDRPAVAKAWQEATETGRYEVEYLLRRRDGEWRNILARGVPIRNGSGKIVEWIGTGIDVTEQRQATAALQQKEAQFRQLAEALPQLVWVARPDGSSEYQNAKWHEYTGSDPDGSSDAGWLRFLHPDDVGRVVERWGESVRSGEPYEDEYRLRRADGEYHWFIARGLAVRNEAGEILRWLGTSTDIQDHKVARELAEAAAQAKTDFMANMSHEIRTPMNGIIGVTELLLQTELNELQRPYLQMVKGSADALLSVVNDILDFSKIEAGAAVLHDVEFDLHESVQNVAEALSVIGFQKGLEFAVAIDPEVPERFRGDPVKLRQVLMNLIGNAVKFTEHGEVAVRVEGTPAAGGAWRLLFSVRDTGIGISPEKQGLLFRSFTQLDPSASRVYGGTGLGLAISKKIVELMGGEIHVSSHPGEGSTFTFDIELIPVEDADTAKAPTAEKLSGRRALVVEDNETNRLMLERLLGSYGLQVEAVSLGGDGLARVEETKEPFDFILIDAHLPDMEGFSLAEMLKERFPVETCALLMIPSDRIAEGARRVHEIGMKTYLVKPIRGKTLLQSLVQMESPGTDEAKEGPREGGEPPLDDLLCRHILVAEDNPVNLTVTEALLRRAGARVTAATNGIEAVEACLSGSFDVVLMDVQMPEMDGFEATRALRGMGVEVPIIGLTAHALEGDRDRCVHAGMDDYLSKPVTAESLNGKVAYWSRVRGNAVADAASLLGHVGGDPETYQIVVSTFVEHAPAQMADIVAAVRAADADAVEKTAHRLKGALALVTAEAARCMAEKLEQSGKKGDLAAAGDLAAHLEAEVARVLDRLQELSKEGNPEGA; encoded by the coding sequence GTGCCGCCGTTGATCAACGGTGCACCGCAGCCGGTTGAGGTCATGTTCCAGAGAGACCAGGTCATCGAACGGCGATGGCAGATAGCTTCGTGTGGCGCAGGTGTGACGGCCGCATTGATCGGAGCGGTGTTCTTCGCTGCCTGGCTCGGCGGCGAGATGTCCTATCGCGGTTTTCATACCATCACCATGAAGACCAATGCCTCCCTTTGCCTGCTGCTGACCGGCTTTGCCCTCGCCCTCACCGCCCTGGGGAGAGGAGAAGGGCGCTGGCGGTGCGCGGCGCAGGCGATGGGGGGAGCGGCAATGTCGATAGGAGCGCTGACACTTCTCGAGCACATCTTCGGCTGGGATCTCGGGATCGACCAGCTCATCGCGCAGGAGCCTCCCGGTGCCCTGGCGATCACAGCGCCCAACCGGATGGGTCCCCCCGGAGCCATCTCTTTTGCCGTCACCGGCGCTGCAGTCATTCTCCTTAATTTCTTTGCCCGCCCGGGGGAGGGGGTGATGGAGCTCGTCTCCTCCCCCGGCCCGGGTGGGATCGCGGTCCGTCGGCTCCTCCCCGCCGCCTTCATCCTTCCGATAATTCTGGGGTGGCTGCGCCTGAAGGGGGAGCGGCTCGGCTTGTACGAGCGTTACTTCGGTACCAGTATCCTCGTCCTCTCCTGGATCTTCGTCTTTTCCTTCATCGTGTACAAGACGGCGAAGTGGGTCAATGCGTCCGCCGTGGCTCTGCGCCTCAATGAGAAGCGCTACCGCTCCTTTGTGGAGGCCTCGTCGCAGGTGGTATGGAGGGTGGACGCCGCAGGACGAGCGGACCAGGAGATACAGGAATGGCAGGAGTACACGGGACAGACCGGTGAGGAGGCGCGCGGTTTCGGTTGGATGGAGGTGCTTCGCCCCGAGGACCGGCCGGCTGTAGCGAAAGCGTGGCAAGAGGCCACCGAAACCGGTCGATATGAAGTGGAGTACCTCTTGCGCAGGCGCGACGGAGAGTGGCGCAACATACTCGCGAGGGGGGTGCCGATCCGCAACGGGAGCGGCAAGATCGTGGAGTGGATCGGGACGGGGATCGATGTGACGGAGCAGAGGCAGGCAACGGCCGCGCTGCAGCAAAAGGAGGCGCAATTTCGCCAGCTGGCTGAGGCGCTGCCGCAACTGGTGTGGGTGGCACGGCCGGACGGCTCGTCGGAATATCAGAATGCCAAGTGGCACGAATACACCGGCTCCGACCCCGACGGGTCATCCGATGCCGGCTGGCTGCGCTTTCTCCACCCTGACGACGTCGGCCGCGTCGTGGAGCGCTGGGGTGAGAGCGTGCGCAGCGGAGAACCGTACGAGGACGAGTACCGTCTCAGGCGCGCCGACGGGGAGTACCACTGGTTTATCGCCCGAGGTCTCGCGGTGAGGAACGAAGCCGGAGAGATCCTGCGCTGGCTCGGCACCTCCACCGACATCCAGGACCACAAGGTGGCCCGCGAGCTCGCCGAGGCGGCGGCGCAGGCAAAGACGGACTTCATGGCAAACATGAGCCACGAGATTCGCACCCCCATGAACGGCATCATCGGAGTGACGGAGCTCCTCCTGCAGACCGAGCTGAACGAACTCCAGCGGCCGTACCTGCAGATGGTGAAAGGCTCGGCAGACGCGCTCCTCTCTGTCGTCAACGACATCCTCGACTTCTCGAAGATCGAGGCGGGGGCAGCGGTTCTCCACGATGTGGAGTTCGACCTCCACGAGTCGGTGCAGAACGTCGCGGAGGCGCTTTCCGTCATCGGCTTCCAGAAGGGACTCGAATTTGCGGTGGCGATCGACCCGGAGGTGCCGGAACGCTTTCGCGGCGACCCGGTGAAGCTCAGGCAGGTTCTCATGAATCTCATCGGCAATGCGGTGAAGTTCACCGAGCACGGAGAGGTTGCGGTGCGGGTGGAGGGGACACCGGCGGCTGGGGGGGCGTGGCGGCTTCTCTTTTCGGTGAGGGACACCGGCATAGGGATCTCACCGGAGAAGCAGGGGCTCCTTTTCCGCAGCTTCACCCAGCTGGATCCCTCGGCCTCGCGCGTCTACGGCGGTACCGGCCTTGGCCTCGCCATCTCCAAAAAGATCGTCGAGCTCATGGGGGGAGAGATACATGTGTCGAGCCATCCGGGGGAGGGGAGTACCTTCACCTTCGACATCGAACTGATTCCTGTCGAGGATGCAGACACTGCGAAGGCGCCGACCGCGGAGAAGCTTTCCGGCCGGCGAGCGCTGGTGGTGGAAGACAACGAGACGAACCGCCTCATGCTTGAGCGATTGCTCGGGTCGTACGGGCTGCAGGTGGAAGCGGTCTCTCTCGGGGGGGACGGGCTTGCCAGGGTAGAGGAGACAAAGGAGCCGTTTGACTTCATTCTGATCGACGCGCATCTCCCCGACATGGAGGGTTTTTCTCTCGCGGAAATGCTCAAGGAACGCTTCCCGGTCGAGACGTGCGCGCTCCTCATGATCCCGTCCGACAGGATTGCCGAGGGAGCGCGGCGCGTGCACGAAATCGGGATGAAGACGTACCTCGTGAAGCCGATCCGGGGGAAAACGCTCCTGCAGTCGCTGGTGCAGATGGAATCTCCCGGCACCGACGAGGCGAAGGAAGGACCTCGCGAGGGGGGCGAGCCCCCGCTGGACGATCTTTTGTGCAGGCACATCCTGGTGGCGGAGGACAACCCGGTCAACCTGACGGTGACAGAAGCGCTCCTGCGGCGCGCAGGGGCGCGGGTGACGGCTGCAACAAACGGTATCGAAGCGGTGGAGGCTTGCCTGTCGGGGAGCTTCGATGTGGTCCTCATGGATGTGCAGATGCCGGAGATGGACGGTTTCGAGGCGACGCGGGCTCTGCGCGGCATGGGGGTGGAGGTGCCGATCATCGGCCTCACCGCTCACGCTCTCGAGGGTGACAGGGATAGGTGCGTGCATGCGGGAATGGACGATTACCTATCGAAGCCGGTGACCGCGGAGTCGTTGAACGGCAAGGTCGCCTACTGGTCGCGGGTGCGTGGCAATGCGGTCGCCGATGCCGCCTCGCTCCTCGGGCATGTGGGGGGGGACCCGGAGACGTACCAGATCGTGGTGTCGACCTTCGTGGAGCATGCCCCGGCGCAGATGGCGGATATTGTGGCCGCCGTGCGGGCTGCGGATGCGGACGCGGTGGAGAAGACTGCCCACCGGCTGAAGGGAGCCCTTGCCCTCGTCACCGCGGAGGCGGCGCGATGCATGGCGGAAAAGCTGGAGCAAAGCGGCAAGAAAGGAGATCTCGCCGCGGCCGGCGATCTCGCTGCGCATCTGGAGGCAGAGGTGGCGAGGGTGCTGGACAGGCTGCAAGAGTTGTCAAAGGAGGGGAATCCGGAAGGAGCGTGA